Below is a genomic region from Spirosoma radiotolerans.
AATGCTCAATCGAAAAACAAGTGGGAGTATCTGTTCGATGGCAAATCGACAGACAAGTTAAGAGGGTACAAAATGACTTCATTCCCAACGGATGCCTGGAAGGTTGAAGACGGTGCTCTGGTGGCTCAAACGGGCGTACCCAACATTGATCTGGTGACGAAGGATAGTTACAAAAACTTTGAACTCGCGCTGGACTGGAAAGTGTCCGTCGCTGGAAACAGCGGGGTATTTTACTACATGAACGAAGAGGCTGATCAACAGTCGGGGAATGGCAATAGCCCTAACTGGCTGGATAATTTTGAGATGCAGCTGCTGGACGATATCAACTTCAATGACAAAGCACCCATCCGGTCGGCGGGCTCGCTCTACGACCTGATCGTGCCTGTCAACAAACACCTCAAGCCGGTTGGCGAGTACAATGAATCCCGGCTGATCGTGAACAATAAGCATGTAGAACACTGGTTAAATGGCCGCAAAGTCGTTGAGTATGAGATAGGGTCACCCGATCTGACTGAGCGGATCAATAAGAGTAAATTCAGGAACAATCCCAAGTTTGCTAAATCGACCGATGGCTTGCTGATGCTTCAGCATCATGGCCAAAAAGTGTGGCTGAAAAACATTAAAGTCAGACGATTATAAGCGTACACTATTCCTAAACCTTACCTTATGAACCGGAAATTTTTGGTATCACTTTGCTGGGGCGGTCTGCTGGTTCTCCTTAGCCAATCCGTCTGGGCCCAATCGAAAGCCGTTGGGGTGTTCGATGGGCAGGGTGATATTGGCAGCGTTTTACATGCCGGCACAAGTACGTTTAATTCGGCCCACCAGTCGTATGCATTAACTGGCTCCGGGACGAATATCTGGGGCACAGCCGATGAATTTCAGTTTCTGTGGAAGCGCATAAAAGGTGACTTTATCGTCTACACACGAGGCAATCTGGTTGGCAAAGGTGTTGATCCGCACCGCAAGATTGGCTGGATGGCCCGCGCCAGTCTGGATGCCAATTCGCCCCAGGTGAGCGCTACGGTGCACGGCGACGGCCTTACGTCGCTCCAGTACCGTCGAACCGTTGGGGCCACCACAGAAGAAAATCGCTCGGCGGTTTCCGGGGCCGACATCATCCAGCTCGAACGCCGGGGCAATACCTTTACGCTGTGGGCAGCCAAATTTGGCGAGCCGTTTCAGGTGCGGGAAGTGACCGATATAAACCTGGGCGACGAAGTGTATGTCGGCTTGTTTGTCTGCGCCCATAACAAAGACGTTGTGGAGAAGGCGGATTTTCAGGATGTTCGAATCACCATACCGGCGAAGGTGGGGGCTCCATCCGGCAAAATGGATTTAGGGAGTCGTCTGGAGCTGATGGATGTGGCTACGGGCAAACGGGATGTGATTTTTACCGCGCCGAATTCCATTCAGGCACCCAACTGGACGCGCAATGGCAAAACGCTGATTTACAATAGCGAAGGCCTGATGTATAGTTTTGACCTGGCGCGCCGTCGGCCTGCTGTGCTGAATACGGGTACGATCAAAGAAAATAACAACGACCATGTGCTGGCTTTCGATGGGAAAATGATTGGGCTAAGCAGCACTGTTCGCGAACTTGGCGGATCAATTATTTATACGGTACCGGTTTCGGGCGGAACACCCAAGCAGATTACGCCCAAAGGTCCATCGTATCTGCATGGCTGGTCGCCGGATGGGAAGGATCTGGTGTTTTGCGGGTCGCGCAACAACGAATTCGACGTCTACAAAATACCAGCCGGGGGCGGTTCTGAAATCAGACTGACGGACGCCAAGGGGCTCGACGATGGCCCGGAATACACGCCCGACGGCAAGTATATTTATTTCAACTCCAACCGCACCGGCACTATGCAAATCTGGCGCATGAAGCCCGATGGCAGTAATCAGGAAGCGGTAACCAAAGGCGAGTTTCACGACTGGTTCGCGCATATTTCGCCGGACGGTAAATGGATGGTCTTTCTGTCTTTCCTGAAAGAGGAAGTAGAGGCTGGCGCTCACCCGCCTTACAAGCACGTGTATTTGCGACTCATGCCTGTTGCCGGAGGGCAACCCAAAGTTATTGCCTATGTGTATGGTGGACAGGGCTCTATCAATACGCCCTCCTGGTCGCCCGATAGCAAACGGATCGCCTTTGTGAGCAATACCGATGTACAGGCCATTAGCCCGGCTGATGTGGCCGGGAAATAAGACCCAGCAGACAGGCCGTTGCTCGTCTGCATTTCGTGACTGCTCCTGCATCCTGTAGGAGTGGCTATTTTAACCAGAACAAGTTTATGCAGACAAGACGTACGTTTTTAAAAACATCAGGCTGTTTAGCCGCCGGTGCCCTGCTCGCGCCCAATCTGGCAAAAGCCGCGAAGGTGAAGGATATTGGTATCCAGCTGTACACCGTTCGGAAGGAGATGCTGGAAGATGCCACGGGTACATTAAAAAAGTTGGCTAAAATCGGCTACAAACAGTTGGAGTCGGCCCGCAGTGACAAGGGAAATTTTTATGGCCTGCAACCCAAAGAAATCAAAAAGATTGCCGGTGATCTGGGAATGACCGTTCGCAGCGGGCATGTGCACATCGACAAGGACTGGCAACGCTCCATCGACATGGCTGCCGAAGCGGGGCAAACCTATCTCGTATGCTCATCACTGCCATCGGAAGGCCAGACCGTAGCCAATTACCAGCGTTGTGCCGATGCTTTTTCGAAAGCGGCTGAGGCCTGCAAGAAAGCCAATCTGGTGTTTGG
It encodes:
- a CDS encoding 3-keto-disaccharide hydrolase, encoding MKNIPLYLIALFSLWTTIGNAQSKNKWEYLFDGKSTDKLRGYKMTSFPTDAWKVEDGALVAQTGVPNIDLVTKDSYKNFELALDWKVSVAGNSGVFYYMNEEADQQSGNGNSPNWLDNFEMQLLDDINFNDKAPIRSAGSLYDLIVPVNKHLKPVGEYNESRLIVNNKHVEHWLNGRKVVEYEIGSPDLTERINKSKFRNNPKFAKSTDGLLMLQHHGQKVWLKNIKVRRL
- a CDS encoding TolB family protein, whose translation is MNRKFLVSLCWGGLLVLLSQSVWAQSKAVGVFDGQGDIGSVLHAGTSTFNSAHQSYALTGSGTNIWGTADEFQFLWKRIKGDFIVYTRGNLVGKGVDPHRKIGWMARASLDANSPQVSATVHGDGLTSLQYRRTVGATTEENRSAVSGADIIQLERRGNTFTLWAAKFGEPFQVREVTDINLGDEVYVGLFVCAHNKDVVEKADFQDVRITIPAKVGAPSGKMDLGSRLELMDVATGKRDVIFTAPNSIQAPNWTRNGKTLIYNSEGLMYSFDLARRRPAVLNTGTIKENNNDHVLAFDGKMIGLSSTVRELGGSIIYTVPVSGGTPKQITPKGPSYLHGWSPDGKDLVFCGSRNNEFDVYKIPAGGGSEIRLTDAKGLDDGPEYTPDGKYIYFNSNRTGTMQIWRMKPDGSNQEAVTKGEFHDWFAHISPDGKWMVFLSFLKEEVEAGAHPPYKHVYLRLMPVAGGQPKVIAYVYGGQGSINTPSWSPDSKRIAFVSNTDVQAISPADVAGK
- a CDS encoding TIM barrel protein, which encodes MQTRRTFLKTSGCLAAGALLAPNLAKAAKVKDIGIQLYTVRKEMLEDATGTLKKLAKIGYKQLESARSDKGNFYGLQPKEIKKIAGDLGMTVRSGHVHIDKDWQRSIDMAAEAGQTYLVCSSLPSEGQTVANYQRCADAFSKAAEACKKANLVFGYHNHEYEFDKVDGKVLYDILLDRTDPTLVKMEMDLGWVIVTGNDPLAYFKKYPGRFPLWHLKDMDKAKKESTEFGKGQINVKQMLQNMDKSGVKYFFVEQEEYPKTALESAKYDYDYLARLDY